In Euphorbia lathyris chromosome 9, ddEupLath1.1, whole genome shotgun sequence, the following are encoded in one genomic region:
- the LOC136205727 gene encoding serine/threonine-protein kinase AtPK2/AtPK19-like produces the protein MVSSQLAGLNKPCTRKPSKSQLLFPQNPPPSDVFLSENVELDFADVFGPLPVQASAEGNHGKMANPLSGSDVTELIYDDPVVIYNRSHSLVGPSSYVSQSLKFSKLTLHETEDSMELVEFEESSMDDNVIEMVEEDFLGDSLEVCGVGIEDFEVLKVVGQGAFGKVYQVRKKDTSEIYAMKVMRKDRIVERNHVEYMKAERDILTKIDHPFIVQLKYSFQTKYRLYLVLDFINGGHLFFQLYHHGLFREDLARIYAAEIVSAVSHLHANGIMHRDLKPENILLDADGHVMLTDFGLAKQFDENTRSNSMCGTVEYMAPEIVLGRGHDKAADWWSVGILLYEMLTGKPPYTGGNRDKIQQKIVKDKMKLPAFLSSEAHSLLKGLLQKDTGRRLASEDIKRHKWFKGINWKKLDSREIKPSFRPEVAGKKCIANFEKRWTEMPLSDSPAASPKTDVNPFLNFTYVRPVSSFLQNNITY, from the exons ATGGTTTCCTCTCAATTAGCTGGGTTGAACAAGCCTTGCACTCGTAAACCATCCAAGAGCCAGTTGCTTTTTCCTCAGAACCCTCCACCTTCTGATGTTTTTTTGTCTGAAAACGTTGAGCTAGACTTTGCTGATGTATTTGGACCTTTGCCTGTACAAGCTTCAGCTGAAGGTAATCATGGCAAAATGGCAAATCCTTTGTCTGGGTCTGATGTTACCGAGCTTATTTATGATGATCCAGTTGTCATTTACAACCGATCACACTCATTGGTTGGTCCCTCTTCCTATGTTAGCCAGTCACTGAAGTTCAGTAAACTCACTTTACACGAGACAGAGGATTCAATGGAACTGGTGGAGTTTGAGGAATCCTCTATGGATGATAATGTTATTGAGATGGTTGAAGAGGATTTCCTTGGGGATTCTTTGGAGGTCTGTGGTGTAGGCATTGAAGATTTTGAGGTTCTGAAGGTTGTTGGGCAGGGTGCATTTGGAAAAGTTTATCAAGTTAGGAAAAAGGATACATCAGAAATATACGCTATGAAAGTCATGCGAAAGGATAGGATAGTGGAAAGAAATCATGTTGAATACATGAAAGCAGAAAGGGACATTCTGACAAAAATAGATCATCCCTTCATTGTCCAACTTAAATACTCCTTTCAG ACGAAGTACAGACTGTACCTTGTTTTGGATTTCATAAATGGGGGTCACCTCTTTTTTCAGCTGTATCACCATGGCCTTTTTAG AGAGGATCTGGCTCGTATATATGCTGCTGAGATTGTTTCTGCAGTCAGCCATCTTCATGCAAACGGCATAATGCATAGGGATCTTAAACCTGAAAATATCCTGTTGGATGCTGATGGCCAT GTAATGTTGACTGATTTTGGCCTTGCAAAGCAATTTGACGAAAATACAAGATCAAACTCCATGTGTGGAACAGTTGAATATATGGCGCCTGAAATTGTTCTTGGAAGAGGCCATGATAAAGCTGCAGATTGGTGGAGTGTAGGGATCTTATTATACGAGATGCTTACTGGAAAG CCTCCATATACAGGCGGGAACAGAGATAAAATTCAACAAAAGATAGTGAAGGATAAGATGAAGCTCCCAGCATTTTTGTCTAGTGAAGCACACTCATTGTTGAAAGGG CTGCTACAAAAAGATACTGGGAGGCGGCTTGCAAGTGAGGATATAAAGAGGCACAAATGGTTCAAGGGAATAAACTGGAAGAAATTGGATTCGAGGGAAATAAAGCCGAGTTTTCGTCCAGAAGTAGCAGGGAAGAAGTGCATTGCGAATTTTGAGAAGAGATGGACAGAGATGCCGCTGTCGGATTCACCTGCTGCCAGCCCAAAGACTGATGTCAACCCCTTCCTCAACTTCACTTACGTTAGGCCTGTCTCCTCTTTCCTTCAAAACAATATCACCTACTAA